The DNA region TGCGGAAGAACTATATCTGGCCCTGAAAGAACGGGGAATTCTGGTGCGCTACTTCAAGCAGCCTGGATTGCAGGACAAGTTGCGGATTACTGTAGGCACGGAGGAGCAAAATCAAAGCTTAATTGAGGCACTGATCCACCTCCTGTAGGAAAACAGGAATTGATGCGTTAGTGCCAACATAACGCATCCCACGCAGAGGGGTGTAGCAGTGATTTATCTGATTACGGTTAATTACCAATCCAGGGATCTGATTGCTCGTTTGTTAGCTTCTGTTGAGCTTAGCTCTAGTGAATATCAGTTCATCATCGTGAATAATTCGCCAGAGGATCAGGCGGTGCAGACTCTGGCTGGCGATCGCGTCCATCTTCTGAAAGCAGGACAGAATCTGGGATTCGGGGGTGGCTGCAATCTGGCCTTGCAATGGGTATATGAGCGAGATCCAGGAGCGATCGCCTGGTTGATCAATCCTGACACGCTGTTACCGAAAGGAATGCTGGAAACGGCCACTCAATTTTGCCTGAATCATCCAGAGCTTTCGATTTTGGGTACGGTAATTTTGGAACCGGATGGAGCCGTCTGGTTTGCAGGAGGTGAGTTTAATCCCATGACAGGCCGAATTGTGGCTCAAACGGATGATCGGCCTCTGACTGCCGCAGTTTACCAGGAAACTCCCTGGGTAACTGGATGCAGTTTACTGCTCAATCTCCGTAACTTTCCCATCTGCCCCTACTTTGATCAGGAGTTCTTCCTGTATTACGAAGATTTCGATTTCTGTCGGCGCTACGCTCAGCAAGGTCATCGGATTGGCGTGACGCAGCACATCCAGGTCATTCACGCTCCCTCATCCATCACCAGTCGCCATCCCGCTTTGAAAGTTCAACACAGCACCTACAGTTATTTGCTGGCGCTAGAACGGCACACCTCACGCTGGGTTTTGGGCTATCGACTGGGCCGCATTCTGGGTCGCGCCTTGCGGGTCAGCATGACAGAACCAGAAACGGCGATCGCTATAATCAAGGGTGTGGTGCGTTATGGGAAGCGAGTGAGCGGTTTTGGACAGCCCAATCTCTATTAATCTGGCCTTTTTACCTGTTAGACCGACGGGATTAGCGACCTACGCCATTAACTTGTTGCCCTATCTACAAGATTTGGATCCCACCTTATTCATTGCCGAACCCCGCGAGGGATTCACCTGTTACCCTGTTCCTCCCAACATGACCCACGAACAGGGGCGCAAAGGACACTTTTCTCGCTTACTGTGGACTCAGTTCCAACTTCCGGCTTTGTATCGTCAGGTACGATCGCGCCTGTTATTTTCCCCCGTTCCCGAAGCGCCACTGTTCTCCGATTGCCGTTTCGTCGTCACCGTCCACGATCTGATTCCCCTGCGCTTCTTTAAGAAATTCACACCTCTGTGGTCTTACCAGAAGTACTATATGCCCCAGGTTCTGAAGCAGGCGGAACACATCCTCTGCAATTCCAGTGCCACCGCTCAGGATATTGTGAATTTTTTCGGTATTCCCGCCCGCAAAATTACTCCCATTCTGCTGGCCCATGATGCGGCCAATTTCCGCTGGCTGGATTTGCCCACGCGCAATTATTTCCTCTACCTGGGCCGCAATGATCCCTACAAAAACCTGCACCGCCTGATCTCTGCCTTCGCCTCTTTACCCCAACGGTCAGACTACGAACTCTGGTTCGCAGGCCCACGGGACGAACGGTACACAGAGGCATTGACCGAACACATTGAGGACCTGGGTTTAACAAACCAGGTAAAATTCCTCAGCTACGTCCCCTACTCTGAATTGCCCGTCATTCTGAATCAGGCGATCGCCCTGGTGATGCCCAGTCTCTGGGAAGGATTTGGCCTGCCCGTCCTGGAGGCGATGGCCTGCGGTACACCTGTCATTACCTCCAACCTATCCGCCTTACCGGAAGTGACCGGAGACGCGGCTCTACTCGTAGATCCCTACAATGAAACGGCGATCGCCCAGGCCATGCAGCAGGTAATTGAGGATTCTGGGCTGCGATCGCACTTGCGACAGGCGGGTCTAGCCAGAGCCAGTCAGTTTAGTTGGGCCAAAACTGGACAGAAAACGATCGAGGTTCTTGAAGAATGCGGAGTTGGGGTTTAAAGAAGTCGGAGTTGGCAAATTCGACTTTAGCTATTAGAAGCTTTGATTGACACCAAAGCGTCAAGGAAGTGGAGTAAACAGCGATAATGAATGACCAGTGACCAATGATAACTCCGTAAATGACTGCTAATTCCTTCCAAATTTTCGATCGCGACCTGACCGAGGCCCAACTATCCAGTTATCTACAAGCAGAGGCGATCGCTGTTGATACTGAGACAATGGGGTTGCTGCCTCAGCGCGATCGCCTTTGCCTGGTACAGATTTGCGATCCCAGGGATCAGGTGAGTGTGGTGCGAATTGAGCGGGGGCAGACGCAGGCTCCCCATCTGAAACAGTTAATGGAAGCCCCCAACGTCTTGAAAATCTTTCACTTTGCCCGGTTCGATGTCGCCACATTGAAATATCACCTGGGAATTCAGGTGAATCCCATTTTTTGTACCAAGATTGCCAGCAAGTTAGCCCGCACCTATTCCCCCAAACACGGCTTAAAAGACCTGGTGATGGAATTGGAAGGTGTGGAGTTGGACAAAAGTGCCCAAAGCTCAGACTGGGGAAATGCGGCTAATCTCTCTGACGAACAACTGCGGTATGCCTCCAACGATGTGCGGTATCTGCTGTCTGCTCGTGAAAAGCTGGTCAGAATGCTGCAACGGGAAGAGCGCTGGGAACTGGCCCAGGATTGTTTTCAGTGCCTGCCAACGATCGTCAAGCTGGACTTAATGCAGTATCAGGGCATTTTTGAGCATTAACTCCATGATTCCTACTTCAAGTCATTACTGGCTGAGAAATGCCCATGTTCCAGAATCACTCCTTGTTAGAAGTAAACAGGGTCGGAGTCGGAATTGGGCGGCTCCAGTGACTCAGGAATTGCTGCTGGTGGATATTGAGATTGCCAACGGGACGATCGCCAGTATTGCCACGGCGGGAGTTCTGAGTTTCTACACTGCCCCCTCGATCGACCTGCGGGGAGGC from Leptodesmis sichuanensis A121 includes:
- a CDS encoding glycosyltransferase family 2 protein, which codes for MIYLITVNYQSRDLIARLLASVELSSSEYQFIIVNNSPEDQAVQTLAGDRVHLLKAGQNLGFGGGCNLALQWVYERDPGAIAWLINPDTLLPKGMLETATQFCLNHPELSILGTVILEPDGAVWFAGGEFNPMTGRIVAQTDDRPLTAAVYQETPWVTGCSLLLNLRNFPICPYFDQEFFLYYEDFDFCRRYAQQGHRIGVTQHIQVIHAPSSITSRHPALKVQHSTYSYLLALERHTSRWVLGYRLGRILGRALRVSMTEPETAIAIIKGVVRYGKRVSGFGQPNLY
- a CDS encoding glycosyltransferase family 4 protein, encoding MDSPISINLAFLPVRPTGLATYAINLLPYLQDLDPTLFIAEPREGFTCYPVPPNMTHEQGRKGHFSRLLWTQFQLPALYRQVRSRLLFSPVPEAPLFSDCRFVVTVHDLIPLRFFKKFTPLWSYQKYYMPQVLKQAEHILCNSSATAQDIVNFFGIPARKITPILLAHDAANFRWLDLPTRNYFLYLGRNDPYKNLHRLISAFASLPQRSDYELWFAGPRDERYTEALTEHIEDLGLTNQVKFLSYVPYSELPVILNQAIALVMPSLWEGFGLPVLEAMACGTPVITSNLSALPEVTGDAALLVDPYNETAIAQAMQQVIEDSGLRSHLRQAGLARASQFSWAKTGQKTIEVLEECGVGV
- a CDS encoding ribonuclease H-like domain-containing protein, which encodes MTANSFQIFDRDLTEAQLSSYLQAEAIAVDTETMGLLPQRDRLCLVQICDPRDQVSVVRIERGQTQAPHLKQLMEAPNVLKIFHFARFDVATLKYHLGIQVNPIFCTKIASKLARTYSPKHGLKDLVMELEGVELDKSAQSSDWGNAANLSDEQLRYASNDVRYLLSAREKLVRMLQREERWELAQDCFQCLPTIVKLDLMQYQGIFEH